ctgagtaacaaaggttaagaaccactgatctattggatgaaaatgaattataaccagaaattcaaaattctgcaagacAAATTATGATACACACAAACAAGAAAGGGAAACATATTTCTGATTTTCGTCGTTTGCCACAATCAGGTTCCAAGTCAGAGGCTTCCAACCACCTAGATTTCTGGACCTTCAAACCTAACTAATTTCTAACATCAAAGAACTAGCACATCAAATCACACCAGCTTCATTCTGCAGCTGAAAATAATGTGAATTAAAAGCATTATTTGACAAATAAAACTGAAGTGGAAGCAGAAGCTTTTTAATGACTGGAAAtatgaaattacttttttaaaaaaaggttagacACATTTACTGCTCTACAGAGCAAACTCTTCATTATCCTGATAGTTTTTCCAGCTTGATGGTACCAAGCTCTGGTACAGAGATTTCTCCCAGCCAGCTGGTTGTCATAATGAAATTACAGAACAAAACCTTCTcgaggagaagaaaaataatgaagggaatggtattcatgctgaaaatgaaggaaaaattagcCCTACAAAAGTATATAAAAATTATGAGCCATGCAAATGAAAGGAGGTACTCATGCACCCAGATCTTTAatgtgtttactcaaaagtaagtctcTGTGTTCTGTGGGACTTACTTGCTAGAAATGTGTGTTTGAAATTGCAGTCTAAATGGAACAGAAATCCTTAGATAGATGGAATTGAACACTTACTGGGGATTGAACCTCCTTGAATGCAACAGGCCCAGCATCAGGCTTGAATGATCTTGGAATATTGCCATTGGCATGCCCTCCTTGGTGGCATTTCTGGTCACCCACATCACTTAGCAGTGCCACTCCACCCCATCTGCATTTGAAGCATGCTGGTCAGGTATATGCTGGCAGCCTGTTGTAAGTAGTGACCCATTGAACACAAACCACAAGGGAAAGGAAATGTCATTCAGGCAGGGAAGGTGTGCTGCTGGCCTTTGACCTCATTTGGCCAAAGGAGCTCCCCAACCTACGCATGCATGTTGACTCCAGACTGGCTCTGTTTCTGAATGAAAATGCTTGAAAATTGGGCTCCCGTATTTCATTCTTTTGGCTCTAACTGGGTGCTTTAATCACGCactagaataaaaaataaaactgaacaaGCAAGTTGGGAGCTATCTTCTGACCCAGATGAGAATTTGTGTATTGAGGGGTATGCACATGCCCAAAAGAATACTTGTGTATGGAGAAACTCATaatgccaaagaaaaaaataaataaaagcaaaacaaatcaaataatagaagggaaaacaaaatcaaacagtAAAGTAAATGTATGCTCCCTTTCATACTGTGGAGTATATTCTGACCGAAGTGGATTTTGGACTCCCTCAATGGAAGAAATAGGCCTGCTGGCTGACAAATTAGTTCTGTTTTGCTACCTCATCattcaccaaaaaaacccaaaaataaaataaaataaaaaactcatcAAGGGACAGTTTTAGTCCCATTATATTATACTGTTTCAGCAAAAAATAATGACAGAAATCTATGTTCAGAAAAATGTCATTCCAACCCGTTCATTTGTTGAGGCAAATAAGTGAAATTTGAAGGCACTGTTTACAGCAATGCAGCTGACAATATTTTTGAATTCCTACATTTTAGGTGTATGCAACAAAATGGGACTCTGAGGAAGTAAAGAGTGGCATCTTTGTGCATGGGAAGGTTAATGGAAGTAATTACAATTTAAGTAAGATTTCTGGTAGTTTGTCAACTCAAGAAGATTGTGCCATGTCTCTGAATTATATGGCCTGAGAAAGAGCAGTAAAGATTTGATATCTTAGCCATACTGGGTTGTGgtccaaaacaaaggaaatacCTATCCTATGGCCTGATGAGACATCTGattcaggtggcagatgctgggtGCTGAAATAGTATCTGCCACCCCTCCTAGCCATGACCTCACTAAGATATCCTGTCCTGCTTCTCCTAACCTAGAGTGTTCTCTGGTGTGGTGGAAGATGTTGTTTCTTGCTAATGTGAAAGTACGTTTCAAATACTGCTCTGGTGGATCAGGGACTTTATATATCATTCCTTCCATCTTTCATTGGGAGTGACAGAGACTACAATTGAATCAGAATGAATCCACAACATTTGTAGGGTGAAAATTTCAAGAACCTTCACAGCCACAGGGAAACTAGAATAGTGGCCCCTATTGACTGTGGTCATAAGAGTActaatatattttgttgccaggAAAGCATTCATTAAACTTCTGCATATCAAACTAAAGGTAATATAAGTCCACAACTTACATAAATGAATTGTTCTTGGCAGATAGGAGATCCCTGAAACCTGACAAATACTAGTCTTGTTATCCGGTTCTCtaatggaggaaagctcccaaAAAGAGAGTCTGAGACACGGATGCTTCTATTGAGGTTTGTTTATTGCAAGATAGAGACGCTACTGCAGATAGCGGGGAGAAAGCAAATCGCCTAATGGgtttctccaaagaacaaaggaactggtacaatctcttatagcctgtcccttcagggcgattggggtgggctcacaatctccttaaaaggtcattaagttagttagcaataattcattggattagtgaaaacacattttaaacatgcgcagaacaattaaACAGATCACTTTCCCTAAACCGTCTTTTTGTTAAcctctgcattccattcttaTCTACTGTAAGCATGTTGCTTCTCAAGAAGCGTTAGTccttgaagaaagaaagagggagggggttgggcctgcttttacgaggctggctaatctctcttctgaatacacaaaCAGCCtgtttcaagtaagaacaatagcctgcttttacgaggcatctgcctaattgaataagtcaaacatttACTCCTATCAATCccccgtttttctttttctacttgttacatacagcactgatgttacctgtctgtcatgggtttggagggaaagttccatcctatggggagtggaaggcgggacatcaggaggaggggctgtactgtatatatatgtggagcttgtgtggagaagtttagaggaggagaagctggaaggagaagctgagaagaagaagctggtgtgggagtctgtgtgtcagacagggtactactgtgtgtcagtcagtaccaacctgataggttcaggtgtctgtatgggtagccagaactgataggttcagggtctgtgctttatttaaaggtgttctgtgtgaaccaaactggtgtatgtatgattgagactaagccacgttactgtatcttattcacttgatcattttattttccctgtgtcttatttaaataaaccttattcctttatttgttaaaaatccattcctggtctgtgtgactccttacagggaatggttggtggcagcttagtgaaactgtggcatatcccagtaggtctggggttgtcacattgattggtgtccagcgtgtgggatacgactggtccagttgtccagtggtccagcaaagccttggcaagtgtgcccagagcaaggggggtctagtcagggacaatctgagagcgcgtaggtaatcttctaggcttacctcacggggaggtaggctagtggaagaacgtgtaacctcagattggtgggactagattagggagctctgaggcaacctgttttggcgggaaaaaggctgaggcaaagctgtgtgaagtagcagtgatctagtctgtctgctgagaggcctagcagaggggggtggactctggctggcaacagttgcaagttagtgctgaaagaacagccgcaatctatagaaggctggttctgaggcaaaagaaaaaaaaaagtggtcgctttattttgaggcttgacttttgaaagcagcctgttctggggggggattatgcccttgactcgaagccaaatggcggaaatgggtgaagtgaaagacccacaggtagaccagggttctgaggaggaatttggctcagtgcaggaggacagcacgggagaacagaacccagaactcagaaaaatgctcatagcccaacagcatgaactgaggatgaggcaatttgaaatggaggaaagattagagagagagagaatggaaaaagaagaaagattagagagagagaaaattgctctggaaaaagaaaggatggcgtttgagttaagaaaattggaaatgatgaatcagaataataataacaatagggattctgaggggggccaattgtctaaaactgacctgaagaaattccctgtgtaccacaagggggattgccctgaggtgttcttttccctcgtggaaagagcgtttgtggacttctcagtaagggaaactgagaagatgaccattatgcgatctttaatcagtggcagcctggcagaagtctatgcagagatgccagaggagctgctaaaagacttctctgagtttaaaaaactggtgtttgccagacatgggataaatgcggaacagctgaggcaaagattcaggtcactcacaaagaaaccagagcagacttttacccaagtgggggcccaactggtgaggctgctagagaaatggctgtctcaggaggggacagagaccttccagcagctcaaagacctgatagcgctggaacagttttattcagtcctgcatggggaactgaagttccaggtgagggagaggaaacctaaatctgtggcagaagcagcagagatcgcagattttatttcccaaataagaaagcccttaggtgaggggaaatctataagaaaacctaaagagacctacagcaagtactctcagggaccagggagaagccagcaagggggaggggcccatggtgaagggaagccctcagacatgaaacaaagacctcagattttggagggaaaaccaaaaccagatgagaaagactcaaaatacagcagaaagtgttatttctgtcaaggaaagggccatctaatctcagagtgtgagaaattaaagcagctaaaaggaaatgtgcctcatgatttgagtggaaccaagccaaaagctgtgttctgtgtccagaaagagcaaagcgccttgccattgagggagcctgttgccatggctactcaatctggaacagttacatctgctgatcaggctgaggaaaatggtcctcttgtggaggtcaagcgctgcttactagtgagaacagattcgcagttgtttgaaaccgcaggggtgtacgtaggaatacttgaccatcagtatagggggctaagggatacttgttcccaggtgaccctgtgccatccagatattattcctagggagcatataatcccgaatgagagcataaaggtggcagggattgagggacaggtgatctcgctaccagtagctgaggtacctgtgaactttcaaggctggaggggagtttggcggctagcgatttcatcgactctgccagcagccgtgctcgtgggaaatgacctggctgaacatgtgaaacgggtgctagtgattacacgctcacaagctaccacggggacagttcaggggggtactagagagcccgagacggaagcagaggggagttccgaagctgtg
This sequence is a window from Pogona vitticeps strain Pit_001003342236 chromosome 4, PviZW2.1, whole genome shotgun sequence. Protein-coding genes within it:
- the LOC144588623 gene encoding uncharacterized protein LOC144588623; translation: MPLTRSQMAEMGEVKDPQVDQGSEEEFGSVQEDSTGEQNPELRKMLIAQQHELRMRQFEMEERLERERMEKEERLEREKIALEKERMAFELRKLEMMNQNNNNNRDSEGGQLSKTDLKKFPVYHKGDCPEVFFSLVERAFVDFSVRETEKMTIMRSLISGSLAEVYAEMPEELLKDFSEFKKLVFARHGINAEQLRQRFRSLTKKPEQTFTQVGAQLVRLLEKWLSQEGTETFQQLKDLIALEQFYSVLHGELKFQVRERKPKSVAEAAEIADFISQIRKPLGEGKSIRKPKETYSKYSQGPGRSQQGGGAHGEGKPSDMKQRPQILEGKPKPDEKDSKYSRKCYFCQGKGHLISECEKLKQLKGNVPHDLSGTKPKAVFCVQKEQSALPLREPVAMATQSGTVTSADQAEENGPLVEVKRCLLVRTDSQLFETAGVYVGILDHQYRGLRDTCSQVTLCHPDIIPREHIIPNESIKVAGIEGQVISLPVAEMRNGVIPWEWPLPAPSYRIEFSTDNLQLAFLQPTSFRPTALQDIPPSAVPPQSRVLVKFSYSGTPMVRAKNGNAIDSKAQKDPILSGGLLSSGYHLILRVNCREVKV